In Cheilinus undulatus linkage group 14, ASM1832078v1, whole genome shotgun sequence, a genomic segment contains:
- the mfsd4b gene encoding sodium-dependent glucose transporter 1, with the protein MSSSAAAVKKKHVRFASMEDDDDNDDQEEDTLFDKRKDTGRGLKSALKAVKRTANPGCDDRVEVVGGGRGGYGACGRWIVTLALCASFLGLGMSISVLGPTFEDLAVNVKKNISNISYIFVGRAAGYMGGSIVGGILFDCMNPHLLLGLSMLVTALGMCAIPFCKQALILTALISSIGMSMGVLDTGGNVLILNTWGEQAGPHMQALHFSFAAGAFASPIIAKLVFGQSANTSTPPVVIEQTTKAPDAHSVLPYIHSRISTLRSMWAYIVIGSFVFFVSFLFFILFARGSKSREKARTVSGKPLVAKHHMALIALLFFFFFGYVGAEVAYGSFVFTYAKDYAHMPQAQAAGLNSLFWATFAACRGLAIFFAACMYPGTMILLSLVGSTVSSLLLCLFNQKQTALWVCTGLYGASMATTFPSGISWVEQYTTVTGHTASVFVVGAALGEMVLPALVGFLLGQFPEHPLLMYLSLITATFTSILFPVMYKLASAPSGQSRKPRARGRPDTDDSEFRQALLDSGGNEEEEEEEEERDNEADQWNDADFEVIEMDDASSLVSSPSKALSPPDVTALTMSSASSSSQPTETTGGFPDAVDSPRRKLLLSLDREKRD; encoded by the exons ATGTCTTCATCCGCCGCGGCCGTTAAAAAGAAGCACGTTCGGTTCGCCAGCATGGAGGACGACGACGACAACGACGACCAGGAGGAGGACACCCTGTTTGACAAGCGGAAGGACACCGGGAGAGGGCTCAAGAGTGCTCTGAAGGCGGTGAAGAGGACGGCCAACCCGGGATGCGACGACCGGGTTGAGGTGGTCGGCGGAGGAAGGGGCGGTTATGGAGCGTGCGGGCGCTGGATCGTTACCCTGGCTCTCTGTGCATCTTTCCTCGGCTTG GGGATGAGTATCTCCGTTCTTGGCCCCACTTTTGAGGATCTGGCTGTGAACGTGAAGAAGAACATCAGCAACATTTCGTACATCTTCGTCGGACGCGCTGCAGGTTACATGGGTGGCTCGATCGTAGGAGGCATTCTGTTTGACTGCATGAACCCTCACCTACTGCTGG GGTTATCAATGCTGGTCACAGCGTTAGGAATGTGTGCCATCCCGTTCTGTAAGCAGGCCCTGATCCTCACTGCCCTCATATCCAGCATCGGGATGTCTATGGGGGTTTTAGATACAG GAGGTAACGTTCTCATCCTGAACACGTGGGGCGAGCAGGCCGGCCCTCACATGCAAGCTCTTCACTTCAGCTTCGCGGCGGGGGCCTTCGCTTCACCGATCATCGCCAAGCTGGTGTTTGGACAGAGCGCCAACACCTCTACACCTCCTGTGGTCATAGAACAGACAACCAAAGCCCCCGATGCTCACTCAGTCCTCCCCTACATCCACAGCAGGATCAGCACCCTCAGATCCATGTGGGCCTACATTGTCATCGGCTCCTTCGTCTTCTTCgtctccttcctcttcttcatcctttTCGCTCGGGGCAGCAAGTCACGAGAAAAAGCTCGCACGGTGTCAGGGAAGCCGCTGGTGGCCAAACATCACATGGCCCTGATCgctctgcttttcttcttcttctttggttatGTAGGTGCTGAGGTGGCGTACGGCTCCTTCGTCTTCACTTATGCTAAAGACTACGCCCACATGCCTCAGGCCCAGGCGGCCGGCCTTAACTCTCTGTTCTGGGCGACGTTTGCGGCCTGCAGGGGCCTCGCCATCTTCTTTGCAGCATGCATGTATCCGGGCACCATGATCCTGCTCAGCCTGGTGGGCTCCACTGTGTCCTCGCTGCTCCTCTGTCTCTTCAACCAGAAGCAAACAGCGCTGTGGGTCTGCACCGGTCTCTACGGAGCGTCCATGGCCACCACCTTCCCCAGCGGCATCTCCTGGGTGGAGCAGTACACCACGGTGACGGGCCACACGGCGTCGGTCTTCGTGGTGGGTGCAGCGCTGGGGGAGATGGTGCTGCCTGCTCTGGTAGGCTTTCTGTTGGGGCAGTTTCCGGAGCATCCTCTGCTCATGTACCTGTCGCTCATCACCGCCACTTTCACCTCCATCCTCTTCCCCGTCATGTACAAGCTGGCCTCTGCCCCCAGCGGGCAGAGCAGGAAACCCCGTGCCAGGGGCCGGCCTGACACGGACGACAGCGAGTTCCGTCAGGCGCTGCTGGACTCTGGAGGcaacgaggaggaggaggaggaggaggaggagcgggACAACGAGGCGGATCAGTGGAACGACGCAGACTTTGAAGTTATCGAGATGGACGACGCGTCGAGTCTGGTCAGTTCACCGAGCAAAGCGCTGTCTCCTCCTGACGTCACGGCTCTGACAATGAGCTCTGCCTCCTCCAGCTCTCAGCCGACGGAGACTACAGGAGGATTCCCTGATGCCGTCGACTCCCCCAGACGCAAACTTCTGCTCTCACTGGACCGAGAGAAAAGAGACTGA